In Reichenbachiella agarivorans, one genomic interval encodes:
- a CDS encoding SusD/RagB family nutrient-binding outer membrane lipoprotein: MKVKILTSVLALTLMFSACSDWEELNTDPNNPLAENVDPGLKVGSVFKEACLAAELHQRIHNLYVDMFAQYYTGTGFGSYQGNSEDGWTSLYWDNHYRWFNSLSILINQYGDNESYVNSVAVMKIWRVWITHRAVDLMGDIPYSNVIDGVYDTEESIYKDMLSQLEEAVSSINPDLAMFSDPIYNGDLAKWSKFGNSLRLRLAMRVSGVDAALAKTHAEAAVAGGVLESLANMPTMYANTQLWGEGYSYNYYFWWGPGNGVAMSKTFYDLTIGIGGLAFNTADVGAAAINYPAMVDPRATIIFGTSDQNTVDRAEGFDGRWAGIAAGLNATERADPSNFAQNNSRINVTLRGEFNGDNNRTWTIMPISEVWFLRAEGALNGWNMGVTAQSAYESGVAASFEYWGLSSSATYLASGEENGMGISASWGDGKGTDLEKVMAQKYLGGYPDNGWEAWADLRRLGLPVVDYGVQLNTNVPAGTPVQRVKYPTSQKILNPDNYAAVASQDHEGRKHWWSK; this comes from the coding sequence ATGAAAGTAAAAATATTAACAAGTGTACTTGCATTGACCTTGATGTTCAGTGCATGTTCGGACTGGGAAGAATTAAATACAGACCCCAACAATCCATTGGCTGAAAATGTCGATCCAGGTCTCAAAGTAGGTAGTGTGTTTAAGGAAGCATGCCTTGCAGCAGAACTACACCAAAGGATTCATAACCTGTATGTAGACATGTTTGCTCAGTATTATACAGGTACTGGTTTTGGTTCCTACCAAGGAAACTCAGAAGACGGATGGACGTCACTCTACTGGGACAACCACTACAGATGGTTCAATTCTCTTAGTATCCTTATTAATCAGTATGGTGACAATGAGAGTTATGTGAATTCCGTGGCTGTCATGAAAATCTGGAGAGTGTGGATCACACATCGTGCGGTTGATTTGATGGGAGATATTCCATATTCAAATGTCATAGATGGTGTTTATGACACTGAAGAGAGTATTTACAAAGATATGCTGAGCCAATTGGAAGAGGCTGTTTCAAGCATAAATCCTGATTTGGCTATGTTTAGCGACCCAATTTACAACGGTGATTTGGCCAAGTGGAGCAAATTTGGCAACTCGTTGAGATTGAGATTGGCGATGAGAGTATCTGGTGTAGACGCAGCTTTGGCCAAGACGCACGCCGAAGCAGCAGTAGCTGGAGGTGTATTAGAGAGTCTTGCCAATATGCCTACTATGTATGCTAACACGCAGCTTTGGGGCGAGGGCTATAGCTACAACTACTATTTCTGGTGGGGTCCAGGTAACGGTGTTGCTATGAGCAAGACTTTTTATGACTTGACAATTGGTATCGGCGGGTTGGCATTTAATACAGCTGACGTAGGAGCTGCTGCTATCAACTATCCAGCGATGGTTGATCCTAGAGCGACGATTATCTTTGGTACATCTGATCAAAATACTGTAGACAGAGCTGAAGGTTTTGATGGCAGATGGGCTGGAATTGCTGCAGGCTTGAATGCTACCGAAAGAGCTGATCCATCCAATTTTGCACAAAACAACTCTCGTATCAACGTGACATTGAGAGGTGAATTCAATGGAGATAACAACCGTACATGGACGATTATGCCGATCTCGGAGGTTTGGTTCTTGAGAGCAGAAGGTGCATTGAACGGCTGGAATATGGGTGTAACAGCTCAATCAGCTTACGAAAGCGGAGTAGCTGCTTCATTTGAGTACTGGGGACTTAGCTCATCTGCTACCTATTTGGCTTCTGGAGAAGAAAACGGTATGGGGATTTCTGCATCATGGGGAGACGGAAAAGGTACTGACTTAGAGAAAGTTATGGCTCAGAAGTATCTTGGTGGATATCCTGACAATGGATGGGAAGCATGGGCTGATTTGAGAAGATTGGGACTTCCTGTTGTGGACTATGGTGTTCAGTTGAATACCAATGTACCAGCAGGAACACCTGTACAAAGAGTGAAGTACCCTACTTCGCAAAAAATATTAAATCCAGACAACTATGCAGCAGTAGCTAGCCAAGACCATGAAGGCAGAAAGCACTG
- a CDS encoding SusC/RagA family TonB-linked outer membrane protein, whose protein sequence is MIKRILMMSLALCTTLFVQAQTRTVSGKLTDSADGATLPGVNVLVKGTSTGTVSDMNGAYSLEVSESDVLVFSFIGYVNSEQAVGSKSVIDVAMVADVEQLDEVVVTALGIVREERSLSYAAAQVDGDELAMARESNIVNNLSGKVPGVSVSPSGSGMGGSSKVTIRGNSFLSGNNQPLIVVDGVPIDNMGAATDNTWGDRQIDYGNGLNDINMDDVESVSVLKGPAASALYGSRAGNGVIMITTKSAKSGTSGVSFNSNTVVEIPREYLEMQNKYGQGSLGVFDPTSGASWGPEMTGQEITDWTGETKPMEAKDNDIRDFLQNGLSTVNTIEMYAADDVKNIRASVGYTYNKGVFPTSNIKKINAALKGGTKLGKSFETEFSMNYNNTQGENRIKLARDPDNPYYSYAIMPRSISYSDLENNVRDDVTYAPLRWNANGGVILNPYFTTAYNTNEDARNRFIGYGKLIYNLGDHLTFHVRYGMDHYDMRQRDQLGTGVPYWFNSGDVKQILTSSTETNVEFMGMLKPIEITGGLKFSMTLGGNLLEAKSYSQTSSANGLVVPDFYSINNSSDKDAAEYIYRKSMNSVFGMAQLSFKEMLFLDITERIDWSSTLPEDNRNYDYPSIGLSWVISDSFDGIPSWISLAKVRGSYAVAGKDAEPYSLQLTNTITQSGAAQPTTKPNNELKRELVKSKEVGADLNLFNNRFTLAYTYYHNNTVDQIMPIPVNPATGFTHEMVNAGNMQNSGHEVGLNIGLVNTQAFKANVGLNWAKNINKIIELHEGLDTYLIGDGLVQVVAEEGGAYGDIYGYTFLKDDNGQLILNGDGQFQRSTERVKMGNFNPDWNAGITGSASYTGDFGTVSFSILFDYMKGGDIYSLTNSQAAAAGTSAVTAENDRAEYTITGVDANGAEMTGTMTAQQYWTSLSTIDSEWVYDKSEVNLRELTVGYSIPSSKFGNSGIRGASLSLVGRNLATFGSKLNGIPPYAYTTSNQQGAEAYSAIRTATIGFNLKLQF, encoded by the coding sequence ATGATTAAAAGAATACTCATGATGAGTTTGGCGCTTTGCACGACATTGTTCGTACAAGCTCAGACTCGCACGGTATCTGGTAAGTTGACCGATTCTGCGGATGGAGCAACTTTGCCAGGAGTCAATGTACTAGTGAAGGGCACTTCCACAGGTACGGTAAGTGATATGAATGGAGCTTATAGCTTAGAAGTATCAGAATCTGACGTTTTGGTGTTTTCATTTATTGGATATGTGAATTCAGAACAAGCAGTTGGATCCAAATCAGTAATTGATGTAGCAATGGTGGCTGATGTAGAGCAACTAGACGAAGTAGTAGTGACTGCATTGGGTATTGTCAGAGAAGAGCGTTCACTTTCTTATGCTGCGGCACAAGTAGATGGTGATGAGCTAGCTATGGCAAGAGAATCCAACATTGTAAACAACTTGTCAGGAAAGGTACCTGGTGTGAGTGTTTCTCCATCTGGTTCTGGAATGGGAGGTTCTTCTAAAGTGACCATCCGTGGAAATAGCTTTTTGTCTGGAAACAACCAACCACTCATCGTAGTAGATGGTGTGCCGATAGACAACATGGGAGCTGCAACCGACAACACTTGGGGAGATAGACAAATTGACTATGGTAACGGACTCAATGATATCAACATGGATGACGTAGAGAGCGTGTCTGTCTTGAAAGGCCCAGCTGCGTCTGCCCTATACGGATCTAGAGCGGGTAATGGTGTCATCATGATCACCACCAAAAGTGCCAAATCAGGTACAAGTGGAGTTTCTTTCAATTCAAATACTGTAGTAGAGATCCCAAGGGAATACCTCGAAATGCAGAATAAATATGGTCAAGGGAGTCTAGGTGTATTTGATCCTACATCTGGTGCGAGCTGGGGACCTGAAATGACAGGTCAGGAGATAACAGATTGGACTGGAGAAACCAAGCCTATGGAAGCAAAAGATAACGATATTCGTGACTTCTTGCAGAATGGCTTAAGTACAGTCAACACCATTGAAATGTATGCTGCGGATGATGTGAAGAACATCAGAGCCTCTGTAGGATATACTTACAACAAAGGTGTCTTCCCTACGAGTAACATCAAAAAGATAAATGCTGCTTTGAAAGGAGGAACCAAACTAGGCAAGTCCTTTGAAACAGAGTTTAGCATGAACTATAACAATACGCAGGGTGAAAACAGGATCAAATTGGCAAGAGACCCTGATAATCCATATTACTCGTATGCAATCATGCCACGTAGCATTAGTTACTCAGACTTGGAAAACAATGTGCGCGATGATGTGACCTATGCACCACTTCGTTGGAATGCAAATGGAGGAGTGATATTGAACCCATATTTTACTACTGCCTACAATACCAACGAGGATGCTAGAAATAGATTCATTGGTTATGGAAAATTGATCTACAATCTAGGTGATCACTTGACCTTCCATGTGAGATATGGTATGGATCATTATGACATGAGACAAAGAGATCAATTAGGTACAGGTGTTCCATATTGGTTTAATTCTGGTGATGTAAAACAAATTCTTACGAGTTCTACAGAAACCAACGTTGAGTTTATGGGGATGTTAAAGCCTATAGAGATTACAGGAGGATTAAAATTTAGCATGACATTGGGAGGTAATTTATTGGAGGCTAAGAGTTACTCTCAAACCTCTAGCGCCAATGGTCTAGTTGTCCCTGATTTTTATTCTATCAACAACTCATCAGACAAAGATGCTGCAGAATACATCTACAGAAAATCTATGAACTCTGTGTTTGGTATGGCACAGTTGTCATTCAAAGAGATGTTGTTCCTTGATATTACTGAAAGAATTGACTGGTCATCTACCTTGCCAGAGGACAATAGAAACTATGACTACCCATCGATCGGTTTGAGCTGGGTGATTTCTGACAGTTTCGATGGGATACCATCATGGATAAGTTTGGCAAAAGTACGTGGATCATATGCTGTAGCAGGTAAGGACGCAGAACCATATTCGTTGCAATTGACCAATACAATCACTCAATCAGGTGCAGCTCAGCCTACTACTAAGCCGAATAATGAGTTGAAAAGAGAGTTGGTTAAATCAAAAGAGGTTGGAGCAGATTTGAACTTGTTCAACAATAGATTCACTCTGGCATATACCTACTATCACAACAATACTGTAGATCAAATTATGCCTATTCCTGTCAATCCTGCTACAGGTTTTACACATGAAATGGTCAATGCTGGAAACATGCAAAACTCAGGTCACGAAGTAGGTTTGAATATCGGTTTGGTGAATACTCAGGCATTCAAAGCCAATGTTGGTTTGAACTGGGCGAAAAACATCAATAAAATCATCGAACTTCATGAAGGTCTAGATACCTATTTGATCGGAGATGGTTTGGTACAGGTAGTGGCTGAAGAAGGCGGAGCTTATGGAGATATCTATGGCTACACCTTCTTGAAAGATGACAATGGTCAATTGATATTGAATGGAGATGGTCAATTTCAGAGAAGCACTGAGCGAGTGAAAATGGGTAATTTCAACCCAGATTGGAATGCTGGTATCACAGGGTCAGCTAGCTATACAGGTGATTTCGGTACTGTTTCATTCTCTATCTTATTTGATTACATGAAAGGTGGTGATATTTATTCACTCACAAACTCACAAGCAGCAGCAGCAGGTACTAGTGCAGTGACTGCTGAAAACGACAGAGCCGAATACACTATCACTGGCGTAGATGCCAATGGTGCTGAGATGACTGGAACCATGACTGCTCAGCAGTATTGGACATCACTTTCTACAATTGATTCGGAGTGGGTATATGACAAATCAGAAGTTAACCTTAGAGAACTTACAGTGGGATACAGTATTCCATCTTCTAAGTTTGGAAACTCAGGTATCCGTGGTGCTTCTTTGAGTCTGGTAGGTAGAAACCTAGCAACATTTGGTAGCAAACTAAACGGAATACCTCCGTATGCTTATACCACCTCTAACCAACAAGGAGCGGAAGCCTACAGTGCAATTAGAACTGCCACAATAGGCTTTAATTTGAAACTTCAATTCTAA
- a CDS encoding sensor histidine kinase, giving the protein MNNRSINVPSYLGFLSNPFIQHALFWIIYFAFNWIRWGSFFDDYVYSFKSNLVEFPLHIALVYFTVYFLMPRLLPDKIGWFIIALFGVTLFISYLKIIITFIAVTTDIYKEANRTDIGIFDFVYVADVFIGELYVVAVAISVKITIDWIAYKNKANELVKTNLETELAFLKSQIQPHFFFNTLNNLYSLTLDKSDKAPYTVLKLSELMSYVIYDAKQKRVPLINEIKHIQNYLDLEMLRYGDKLEIDLAISGDIEGKRIPPVLLLPFIENSFKHGTKADSETIPIDISLEVIDNMLTFSTENLRSKADTLDNGLENYKQGVGMTNTKRRLNLVYGDKHSMNIIETEDKYKIVLKIPLD; this is encoded by the coding sequence TTGAACAATCGCTCGATAAATGTGCCCTCCTATTTGGGATTCCTAAGCAATCCCTTCATACAGCACGCATTGTTCTGGATCATTTACTTTGCGTTCAATTGGATTCGCTGGGGCAGTTTCTTTGACGACTATGTGTATTCCTTCAAATCCAATCTCGTAGAGTTCCCTTTGCACATAGCTTTGGTGTATTTTACGGTGTACTTTCTGATGCCTCGATTATTACCTGATAAAATTGGCTGGTTCATAATTGCGCTATTTGGAGTCACCTTATTTATCTCCTATCTCAAAATCATCATCACCTTCATCGCTGTGACGACTGATATATATAAAGAAGCCAACCGGACAGATATCGGGATTTTTGATTTTGTATATGTAGCCGATGTATTTATTGGAGAATTGTATGTAGTCGCAGTGGCCATCTCTGTCAAAATCACCATTGACTGGATTGCATATAAAAACAAAGCCAACGAACTGGTAAAAACCAACCTAGAAACTGAACTAGCATTTTTGAAATCTCAGATTCAACCTCACTTCTTCTTCAATACGCTCAACAACCTGTACTCACTCACACTAGACAAGTCGGACAAAGCACCCTACACGGTACTCAAACTCTCCGAACTGATGAGCTACGTGATCTATGACGCCAAACAAAAAAGAGTGCCACTCATCAATGAAATCAAACACATCCAAAACTACCTGGATTTGGAGATGCTCCGGTATGGCGATAAACTGGAGATCGATTTGGCAATCTCTGGTGATATAGAAGGGAAGAGGATACCCCCGGTACTCTTATTGCCATTCATCGAAAATAGCTTCAAGCATGGTACCAAAGCAGATAGTGAAACCATTCCCATTGATATTTCTTTGGAAGTGATTGATAATATGCTGACCTTTTCGACCGAGAACCTCAGATCAAAGGCTGATACATTGGACAATGGTTTGGAAAACTACAAACAAGGTGTAGGGATGACCAATACAAAAAGACGTCTGAACCTAGTCTATGGTGACAAACACAGCATGAATATCATAGAGACTGAGGATAAATATAAGATTGTACTGAAAATTCCATTGGACTAA
- a CDS encoding LytR/AlgR family response regulator transcription factor, whose protein sequence is MNIKCLIIDDEPLAINVIKNFLENFDQFELSGTCPDAVEAFNYLSKNEVDVIFLDINMPKMSGLDFLKSLAKPPLVVITTAYREFAVESFELDVVDYIVKPFSLQRFMKTINRIEQRLGEKKVSKTDSIIATEHERAHVFFKVDKKMVKVYLDEILYIESLKDYIRIKTYDESLINHNNLVSVAELLPPDEFVRIHRSYIIAIKKVKVIDGNQVEVGDKLLPIGRNYQKDVKDMLLGFSS, encoded by the coding sequence ATGAATATCAAATGTCTGATCATAGATGACGAGCCGCTGGCCATCAATGTCATCAAAAATTTCTTAGAAAATTTTGACCAATTCGAATTGAGTGGGACTTGTCCAGATGCTGTGGAGGCATTCAACTATCTCTCCAAAAACGAAGTTGATGTTATCTTCTTGGATATCAACATGCCCAAAATGAGTGGTTTGGATTTCCTGAAAAGTCTAGCCAAACCTCCCCTAGTGGTGATCACTACTGCCTATCGAGAGTTTGCCGTAGAAAGCTTCGAGCTGGACGTAGTAGATTATATCGTCAAGCCGTTTTCTCTACAGCGCTTCATGAAGACAATCAATCGAATCGAGCAAAGGTTAGGCGAAAAGAAAGTCAGCAAAACAGACAGCATCATAGCCACAGAACACGAAAGAGCACACGTATTCTTCAAGGTGGACAAAAAGATGGTCAAGGTTTATTTGGACGAAATTCTCTATATAGAGAGCCTCAAAGACTACATCAGAATCAAAACCTATGACGAAAGCCTCATCAATCACAACAACCTAGTAAGTGTCGCTGAGCTACTGCCACCAGACGAGTTTGTCAGAATTCATCGCTCCTACATCATTGCGATCAAAAAAGTGAAGGTCATAGATGGAAATCAAGTAGAGGTTGGAGACAAATTGCTACCTATAGGCCGCAATTATCAGAAGGATGTCAAAGACATGTTGCTTGGTTTTAGTAGCTAA